A single genomic interval of Arachis duranensis cultivar V14167 chromosome 7, aradu.V14167.gnm2.J7QH, whole genome shotgun sequence harbors:
- the LOC107496644 gene encoding uncharacterized protein LOC107496644: MGLNGIMQTAIKNKGWFMNSLADECVICLQCLLSQEFSGVVDKSRKLETLGHVLKTELTLYQVHRMRSALLTLIPDTLSTICARILGDITMDAVWLEYHRTPKELLGFNTQDQCISVAPEALSRHNNGRGMHMQQGGRQTEQDKGKQKYVCTELDDAERPKTLTVCFGRESMPTAEGIAEFFCNMFGHVVQRVTVMPRRDKESGDFAFVLFNDASIPRIIMGDKNVVHHTIQGMKCWIRWWTGTHYRHTIYDKDDSGEVWGRCRLLGHASAPPPTMLPLVYTVVELKKFRQKT; encoded by the exons ATGGGACTGAATGGTATTATGCAGACAGCCATAAAAAATAAAGGCTGGTTTATGAACAGTCTTGCCGATGAATGTGTCATCTGTTTGCAATGCCTACTATCTCAGGAGTTCTCTGGGGTTGTGGACAAGTCCAGAAAACTCGAAACCCTCGGACACGTGCTGAAAACTGAGCTCACGTTATACCAGGTTCATAGGATGAGATCCGCCCTCCTAACTCTGATTCCTGATACCCTATCAACCATTTGCGCTAGAATTCTAGGCGACATAACGATGGATGCGGTGTGGTTGGAGTACCACAGGACTCCTAAAGAACTACTGGGTTTCAACACACAGGACCAGTGCATATCGGTTGCACCAGAGGCATTGAGTAGACATAACAATGGCCGAGGAATGCATATGCAACAAGGAGGAAGGCAAACTGAGCAAGATAAGGGAAAGCAGAAGTACGTCTGCACGGAGCTGGATGACGCGGAACGTCCAAAGACACTGACCGTATGCTTCGGTCGAGAGTCCATGCCCACTGCAGAGGGCATTGCTGAGTTTTTCTGCAACATGTTTGGTCATGTGGTTCAAAGGGTGACAGTCATGCCTCGGAGGGACAAAGAATCGGGTGATTTTGCTTTCGTTCTTTTCAACGACGCATCAATACCGCGCATTATCATGGGGGACAAAAATGTCGTTCATCATACGATACAAGGCATGAAATGTTGGATCAGATGGTGGACAGGAACACATTATCGTCATACAATTTACGATAAAg ACGATTCAGGAGAGGTCTGGGGTCGGTGTCGCTTACTAGGACATGCCTCAGCCCCCCCCCCCACCATGTTGCCTCTTGTTTACACTGTAGTTGAGTTGAAAAAATTTAGgcagaaaacatga
- the LOC107496645 gene encoding F-box/kelch-repeat protein At3g06240-like codes for MAKFQLPLPIIPDDLLQEIFLRSSAKAVGRCMCLNKFWYRQLRQPETCIHHMRRQKVLDQHVLFHVGYSLLLMGSDSLYIVNAASGEEVNVQHPFGVGIHGWFRIVGVSNGNICFKFSRERDDTRLLVWNPTTQCSREISDPHRDHGRSFFPVYGFGHVPNSDAYTVIHMCKRDIADAYIFFSRYCSRRSTWFHCVDCLPGVEKIDLNSVFNNGQAYWITGTGDSYATPKSVLCYSVEDESFSEVSIPVGAIYTIHNLLTHKEKVALLAHTHNKFGYVAAIWHLNEDANGNRILEQYCRFASRNIRENPILFVDENLLLLVNNSKERELLVNYRYRELVLTEYDIEHGTRNLLVRRAWRYPETPHPITVRSTLKYFAGMFPV; via the coding sequence ATGGCTAAATTCCAACTTCCCTTGCCGATTATTCCGGATGATCTGCTACAAGAAATCTTCCTGCGTAGTAGTGCCAAAGCTGTAGGGAGATGTATGTGCTTGAATAAATTCTGGTACCGACAGCTACGCCAACCAGAGACATGCATACACCACATGCGAAGGCAGAAAGTGTTAGATCAACATGTTTTGTTTCATGTTGGATACTCACTACTGTTAATGGGTTCAGATTCACTATATATAGTGAATGCTGCTTCTGGAGAAGAAGTGAATGTTCAGCATCCTTTCGGAGTTGGCATCCATGGGTGGTTTCGTATTGTCGGAGTGTCAAACGGGAACATATGTTTCAAGTTCTCTCGTGAACGAGACGACACAAGACTTTTGGTATGGAATCCGACAACACAATGCTCTAGAGAAATTTCCGACCCCCACAGGGACCACGGTAGATCGTTTTTCCCAGTATATGGTTTCGGTCATGTTCCAAACTCAGATGCATACACAGTCATACATATGTGCAAAAGGGACATAGCTGATGCCTACATTTTTTTCTCTAGATATTGTTCAAGGCGTTCTACATGGTTTCACTGCGTTGATTGTCTCCCTGGTGTAGAAAAAATTGACCTTAACTCTGTTTTTAATAATGGTCAGGCGTATTGGATAACTGGTACAGGAGATAGCTATGCTACACCCAAGTCTGTTTTATGTTACAGTGTTGAAGATGAATCATTTAGCGAGGTGTCTATCCCTGTAGGTGCAATATATACCATTCACAATTTACTAACCCACAAGGAAAAAGTTGCACTCCTCGCTCATACGCACAACAAATTTGGTTATGTCGCAGCAATTTGGCACTTGAATGAAGACGCGAATGGAAACAGAATACTAGAGCAATATTGCAGGTTTGCGAGTCGAAACATCAGAGAAAATCCAATACTATTCGTGGATGAAAACCTACTTTTGTTGGTGAACAATTCAAAGGAAAGAGAGTTACTCGTCAATTACAGATACAGAGAGCTTGTATTGACAGAATATGACATCGAACATGGCACTAGAAATCTATTGGTGAGGAGAGCATGGCGATACCCAGAAACGCCACACCCGATCACAGTAAGGTCTACACTCAAGTATTTTGCAGGGATGTTTCCTGTCTAG
- the LOC107496680 gene encoding protein TRIGALACTOSYLDIACYLGLYCEROL 2, chloroplastic: MKMVVVNPTLVRVSSSFQASSLIPHHGTSLNCVPILPFRHRKQIINKIRVTASSGGGGGDAQQSSSSSSTSESKNPLSVVLDIPRTVWRQTLRPLGDFGFGHRSIWEGGVGLFLISGTVLFVLSLAWLRSFQIRSKFRKYTAVFEFAQACGICTGTPVRIRGVTVGSVIRVNPSLKSIEAVVEVEDDKTIIPRNSLVEVNQSGLLMETIIDITPKDPIPTPSVGPLDQSCSKEGLIVCDREKIKGHQGVSLDALVGIFTRLGRDVEEIGIAKSYSLAERALSIIEEARPLLIQMQAMAEDVQPLLAEVRGNGLLKEVEGLTRSLTQATDDLRRVHSSIMTPENTELIQKSIYTLIFTLKNIENISSDILGFTGDESTRKNLKLLIKNLSRLL, from the exons ATGAAGATGGTGGTTGTGAACCCCACACTTGTTCGTGTTTCATCATCATTTCAAGCTTCTTCGCTGATTCCACACCACGGAACTTCCTTGAATTGCGTTCCAATTCTCCCATTTCGACATCGCAAACAGATAATAAACAAGATAAGGGTTACTGCATCttctggtggtggtggtggtgatgcgcaacaatcatcatcatcttcttctacttcggAATCGAAGAACCCGCTTTCGGTCGTTCTGGACATTCCTCGAACAGTTTGGAGGCAAACTCTGCGTCCGTTAGGTGATTTCGGGTTTGGTCATAGGAGCATTTGGGAGGGTGGTGTTGGACTGTTCTTGATCTCAGGTACTGTGCTTTTTGTGCTGAGCTTGGCTTGGTTGAGGAGCTTCCAGATAAGATCTAAGTTCAGAAAGTACACTGCGGTTTTCGAGTTTGCGCAGGCTTGTGGTATATGCACTGGAACACCTGTGAGAATCAGAGGAGTTACAGTTGGCAGTGTCATTCGTGTGAATCCTTCCTTGAAAAGCATTGAGGCAGTTGTTGAG GTTGAAGATGATAAAACAATTATACCACGCAATTCATTGGTTGAGGTTAACCAATCGGGTCTACTTATGGAAACTATAATTGATATCACTCCCAAGGATCCAATTCCAACACCTTCTGTTGGACCTCTTGATCAATCATGTTCTAAAGAAGGTCTTATTGTGTGTGATCGAGAAAAGATCAAGGGTCATCAAGGAGTAAGCTTGGATGCATTGGTTGGGATCTTTACTCGCCTTGGGAGAGATGTAGAGGAAATTGGTATCGCAAAAAGCTATTCATTGGCTGAACGGGCTCTTTCCATCATTGAAGAAGCAAGACCACTTCTTATACAG atgcaagCCATGGCTGAAGATGTTCAACCTTTGTTGGCCGAAGTTCGTGGTAATGGTCTGTTGAAGGAAGTTGAGGGTTTAACCCGAAGCCTTACCCAAGCTACTGATGATTTGAG ACGGGTCCATTCATCAATTATGACCCCTGAGAACACTGAACTTATCCAAAAGTCCATATACACCCTTATTTTTACCCTGAAGAACATTGAG AATATTAGCTCTGATATTCTGGGTTTCACTGGTGATGAGAGCACAAGAAAGAATTTGAAACTACTTATCAAGAACCTCAGCAGGCTATTGTGA
- the LOC107496686 gene encoding oligoribonuclease, whose product MSVRRRKMEKLANSFSVLELDADDSHVHPLPPPSPSTXKQKSDKRVNGNNADSSVAKDDEQNQLDVAAPLCEYKMPLVWIDLEMTGLNIEVDRILEIACIITDGNLTKSVEGPDLVIHQSKECLDRMGEWCQSHHAASGLTKKVLKSTISEREAEKQVIEFVKRHLGSYTYSPLLAGNSVYVDFQFLKKYMPELAALFSHVLVDVSSVKALCIRWYPRDQKRAPSKENKHRAMDDIRESIEELRYYKASIFKPKSKK is encoded by the exons ATGAGtgtcagaagaagaaaaatggagaAACTTGCAAACTCTTTTTCGGTGTTAGAACTTGACGCTGATGATAGCCATGTCCaccctcttcctcctccttcccCTTCCACTNat AAACAAAAAAGCGATAAGAGAGTTAATGGCAACAATGCTGACTCTTCAGTAGCGAAAGATGATGAACAAAACCAACTCGATGTAGCGGCTCCTTTATGTGAATacaagatgcctcttgtttggaTTGACTTGGAAATGACCG GTTTAAATATTGAAGTGGATAGAATACTGGAAATTGCTTGTATAATTACAGATGGAAATTTAACCAAATCGGTGGAG GGTCCGGATTTGGTCATCCACCAAAGTAAGGAGTGCCTTGACAGAATGGGAGAATGGTGTCAAAGTCATCATGCAGCCAGTG GTTTAACAAAAAAGGTGCTTAAAAGTACAATTAGCGAAAGAGAAGCTGAAAAGCAG GTTATTGAATTTGTTAAGAGACATCTTGGTTCATACACCTACTCCCCTCTCTTGGCAGGAAACTCGGTTTACGTGGATTTTCAATTTCTAAAG AAATACATGCCGGAATTGGCTGCTCTCTTCTCTCATGTGCTTGTTGATGTTAGTAGCGTTAAAGCTCTTTGCATCCGCTGGTATCCAAGgg ATCAGAAGAGAGCACcttcaaaagaaaacaaacacaGGGCCATGGATGACATTAGAGAAAGCATTGAGGAGCTTAGATACTACAAAGCAAGTATCTTCAAGCCTAAGTCCAAGAAGTGA
- the LOC107496664 gene encoding calmodulin, with product MADQLTDEQISEFKEAFSLFDKDGDGCITTKELGTVMRSLGQNPTEAELQDMINEVDADGNGTIDFPEFLNLMARKMKDTDSEEELKEAFRVFDKDQNGFISAAELRHVMTNLGEKLTDEEVDEMIREADVDGDGQINYEEFVKVMMAK from the exons atGGCCGATCAACTCACCGACGAACAGATCTCTGAGTTCAAGGAGGCCTTCAGCCTCTTCGATAAGGACGGCGATG GTTGTATTACTACCAAGGAACTTGGAACCGTGATGCGGTCGCTTGGGCAAAACCCTACTGAGGCAGAACTGCAGGACATGATAAACGAGGTTGATGCTGATGGGAATGGTACCATCGATTTCCCTGAATTCCTCAACCTGATGGCTCGCAAGATGAAGGATACCGATTCTGAGGAGGAGCTTAAGGAAGCCTTCCGCGTATTCGACAAGGATCAGAATGGCTTCATCTCTGCAGCTGAGCTCCGCCATGTCATGACCAACCTCGGTGAGAAGCTGACAGATGAGGAGGTTGACGAGATGATCCGTGAGGCTGATGTTGACGGTGATGGCCAGATCAACTATGAGGAGTTTGTCAAAGTCATGATGGCTAAGTGA
- the LOC107496665 gene encoding calmodulin — translation MADQLTDEQISEFKEAFSLFDKDGDGCITTKELGTVMRSLGQNPTEAELQDMINEVDADGNGTIDFPEFLNLMARKMKDTDSEEELKEAFRVFDKDQNGFISAAELRHVMTNLGEKLTDEEVDEMIREADVDGDGQINYEEFVKVMMAK, via the exons ATGGCCGATCAACTCACCGATGAACAGATCTCCGAGTTCAAGGAGGCCTTCAGCCTCTTCGACAAGGACGGCGATG GTTGTATTACTACCAAGGAACTTGGTACCGTCATGCGGTCGCTTGGGCAGAACCCCACTGAGGCAGAACTTCAGGACATGATTAATGAGGTTGATGCCGATGGCAATGGTACTATTGATTTCCCCGAGTTCCTTAACCTGATGGCTCGCAAAATGAAGGATACTGACTCAGAGGAGGAACTGAAGGAAGCCTTCCGGGTGTTCGACAAGGATCAAAATGGTTTCATCTCCGCAGCTGAGCTCCGCCATGTCATGACCAACCTCGGTGAGAAGCTGACGGATGAGGAAGTCGACGAGATGATTCGCGAGGCCGATGTTGATGGCGACGGGCAGATCAACTACGAGGAGTTTGTCAAAGTCATGATGGCTAAGTGA